The genome window GAATAGACCTATGTGGTAGGTACatttatgatccccattttacaagtgagaaaactgaggcacagggagactGATAACTTGCCTAGGACTATATATCCAGAGAGTGGCagggtcaggatttgaacccaggttgaTCTGACCCCAACCAGTCCTCTTAACCATGATGCTATACTTCTATCACAGAGAAATGATCCATTAATAGCTAACGTTATGACAAAACCAAACATTTTTTGTGCGTTTACCATGTGTCTGGGACATTGCCAAGTGCTTTAGGTACTTTAGTGCATTTAATTATTGCAACAACAGCAAGTAATAGGTATTTCATCTAAGACACAGGGAAACTTCTGGATGAGGAGAAAGCTATGTGAGGTTGTTCATACTCCCTGGGTTGGAGGGATATGCTTTTAAAAAGACTATCTTGTGGAAAAAGTCTGTCTATTCATGACCCCTTTTTCCATAGGAGATGCCAAATTTGTGTCCAGCCTAGCCATACTCTGTTCAAACTCACCTCCCACGATGACAATTCGCTCCCCAAGCAGCACTGCCGGGGCACACACATTCTTGATCATTCTAGTCTCCATTTTGAACCACATGTTTCTGGAAATGTGATAAAcctgatggaaaaatattataatcaTGGCACtgcattttaaagttttatatatatatgtatattgagagagagagagaagtagtTGTAATTAAGATGGTGAaatagaagtgtttttttttcactttttccaagttttaaaatgtatttatgtaactaacaaaaaccaaaatattaTTAAGTAACATAAAGGAGAGTATTATTAGAAATTTGTCTTTATGTGGCCCCACAAGATCGATCACTGTATTTCTATAGAATGGACCAAGAGTTCTGCATTATAAAATGTTCCTGCTGTTCTTGCTtggaacattttttcttttattgagaaGTGGAACAACTTGGGTTTTCATAAAACCAATgatttttcaatcattttaatcTCTAGCTCATGTTTAAATTTCTAAGTGTTCCATTGTATCTGGGATGTGAGGGTTCTTAGAGTGATGAAGAAATTTGGGGCTAGATGGGGTAGGCTTTTGAATAGTTCATCCCTGACTCATTAGCATCCTGGAAATGTAAGACTGAGTAAgggaagaaagtagaaagaggagGGTGTAGGGCTGAGGAGGAGCCTCTATTCCCAGACTTTCCTTTGTCATGCTCTGAAATAGTGTATATCAAATCACGAGCCCCTAGAACACGTTCACCTGTCAATTTCCTCAGATTGAAATTCAAATATAGATTCATTCATTACAGGCAAAATTTAGCGCTGGAGATACAGGATGGACTTCTAAATAAGAAAAgaagtaatgaaaacatttattgacAGAGGAACGTGGTGCATTTCCTGCACTGGAAATTCTTTCCATATAAAACATAACTGTGAGCATTATTAACgtctttatttttatcattttactgAGTTTAGTGTTCACAACCATCCTATGGGATAGGTACTATTACTccctccccatttttcagattagaccattgaggctcagagaggttaagtgaagtgcctgaggtcacacagcaggagTGAGTGGAGGAGCTGGTTTGGTTGACCCCAGAGTCCATTCTCTTAACCACCATGCCTGAGGCTCTTCCTGGGACCATGTAAATGTGGCCTTTCCTGAGGGAAGTTTTGGAGACTAGAGACATCTTGAAGTCTCAGTCAGTCTCCCAAGTCGGTGAAGCATGGAAGAGACAAGAGCTAGAGACAGGGGCAACCACAACGGCTGTGAAGCCTCGTGGTTTCATCTGAAAATATGTAGGTGGCAAAACTCTTTGGAAAGTGCAGTGGGATCCTCAGAGGAGAAACAAACATGGGTTGCACTTCACTTAAATGAGTAATTGCCTCCTGGACTTCTGTTCTCGTTCAGCTTGGGGTATGGTTTCAAAAACAGATTAAACATTTGCTCACAATCCTCATAATATCCCAGAGGCTGGGCAAGAATAACAAAGGATGACCTTTGACCAGTGGAGGAAGTGACACTTTGTTGTGGTAAAGTATTTCTTAATGCCATCCAGAaatagagagggaaagaaggcCAGGTAGAAAGGAGCACGTACACACACCTGTGAAGTAACCCCACTGCAGTATGTCTTGAAAGAATGCATGCTGATATCTTGAAAGAATACACCCTCCTATGAAGAAAACCCAAGCCTCTGCCTAAAACTCTAACTTACCCCATCAGTGTCCTGAGCATTCATCTGAAACAATATTTGAATGAGtgaaatttccattttgaaactagTGTTCGGTGGAAAAGAAAAGCatgttttgttgtcttttttttgttttttatttttggcacTGCAAGGATCTTATTTGATTGGACTGTGCATTTCTTGATATGCTAGTTTAAAGCTTTTTAGAGCTTTGCATTTTATCTTTAGGAAGTAGATGACAATTTTGCAATGTGAAGTCAGCACATTTTTTGACTCTATTTTGCAAAATAGTCTAGAGGTGGGGAGGGCTTTAGCTTTACATAGAAGCACTTTATTATTTGTACTGTGGGATCAGAGCTTTCAGGGGAGCTGAACAACATCTCCCTCAGCTCGATTAAATGAGTGGGATTTGGAATAGAAACTCTGGAAAGACTAAGAATCTGCGTAGATGGTCCAGGAGGAGCAACCAAAAATatggaatggagaaaaaagaagagaaggtttAAGTCATGCAGGGTTtgtccccttcctccatctccacTGGCACCGACCTGGTCCAAGCCATCAACATCCCTCCCTGCACCTCTAGAAgaggccccccaccccaccccccgccaccaATCAACCTCCCTTGGTCCACTCAGGCCTCTTCCAATCCATTCTGTACAAGACATCCAGGAGGAGATTCTAAAAATGCAACTTTTATTATCTCACTGGCCTTGCTTGAAACCCTTTAATGAGGTTCCATTACTCTCAGGCTACAGCCTCAAATCCTGAGCAAAGTCTACAAAGTCCTGCCAGAACCAACCTCatcccccagccctccccatcCCAAGAGGCTCCGGAATTTCTATATAGAAGGGGCTCAGGGGTGGCAGTCTGGGTGGAGGGGGTTGCTTGGGGAGGCTTGGGAAGGGGTCTTACGGAGATTATGTGGGGActaaacccccacccccaccccagctaccCCTTGGCATGCCACCTTTCTTCCTCTTGCTCTGTGTTGCAACTACTTTGCTCATCCTTTCAGTTCCTCAAGGCAATTGGCTGCACCCCCTTTCTGCTGCAGAGCCTTTGTACAGCTGTTCCCTTCCCTGGGAACACACCCCTGCCCTCACTAGATAACTCTGATGCCTCCTTCAAATAGCAAATTCACCCTCATGTGCTCAGAGAAGCTTCCTTGCCCTCCCCCATGTTAGATCCTCTGCGACATGCTCTTTTAGCACCCACCCTACACTTCTGCCTCCTCTTTTGCTCTCCATCCTCACCTGCCATCTTCTCCAATCCTGCTTCTCTGCTCAAGTCAGCTTTAGCCAACCTCACAGGGTTCCCTCCAAAGTTCCGTGAATCCTGAAGCAGATTCCGATTCCCTCTAGACTTGTTTAGGGCATCCCCGTATGCGCTACTGCAGCATCTGAATTGTAATGGTCTCGCAGGCTCCTTGAGCACAAGTGCAATTTGCTGCTTGTGTTCCCGGGGCCTTCGCAGTGGCTGGCACTCAATAAAATGCTGTCTTATAAATGAACAAAGCAAATCTCATGTGGTCTCCTTGATTATCTTTAAAGGTAGGCTCGCTATTCATTATCAtttggggaagggcagagagtaCTAGAACTTGcgtaaaattggaaaatattttaattaaaattatttaagtattttattaatCCCACTTCTCAGAGAGCTTGTGAGTGAATTTAATATTTACGTATCGTTTAAGGCAGGGGTTCCCCAACCTGGCTGCACCTTAGAATCTCCTGGAGACTTTTGCAACCATCAATGTCAGGACTGCACAGAAAGAGATTTTGGTTCAGTAGATCTAAGGTTCAAGAGGATTTGGTAACAGGCTGTTACCAAAGCTTGGGAATCTTCTTTTAAGGCCTACTTATTTGTATTAGAAGCACCTGCCAAACTCCTATAGGACTTCGTGATCTGACATTAAATGTGTTCTAGCTTGAATTGttagatatataattttttctctaaaataaagATAAACCTTCTGGGCTGGGATTGTTTCTGATGTACCTTTGTACATATTCATAAATTGATGAACTCTTGCTGGAAATTATTCTTTTTCGtacctcctcccttccctccctccccctttccttctttccttttttcatccTTCCCTTGCAAATGAcaaatgcatgtgtatgtgtgtatatatgcatgcgTGTGTATgcgcatatgtgtatgtgtgtgtgtctgtgtgtgtgtatgcacacacacacacatgcccattCATCTGCTTACAAGCTGGGAAGGAGCAGCTGTTTACCTGGATGAGGCGCACGGGGTTCTGCATGATGTCTTCTCCTCCAAAGAGGTAGAGTCTTTGGTCTTTCACAGCGACTGCAGGGTGGAGAACCCCCACTGGCATGCCGGCCACGCTCTCCCAGACATTGCAGATGCTGTCGTACCTCTCCATGGAGCCCAGGACCTCCTGCCTTTCTCCAATCCCCCCAATGGAGAAGATGAAGTTCTTATGGGCAGTGCTTCTGTGGGAGTAGCGGGCCACCAGCATGGGCTCCCCCAGCCTCCACTGGTTGAGTTTCAGGGAAAAGATATAAACATCGTGACTGACCAGACTCTTCCCCGCGCTGGCAGCCATGCCCCCGAGCACATAGACACTGCGGTGCAAGGCGACGGCTGAGGCCTTGTACAGCCGGGTTGGGAGTTTGGCCAGGCTCTGCCACTGGCCCGTCTGTCCGTCATAGAGCAGAACATCCCTGGTGGTCTGCTGGttgtccttccttcctcccaagAGGATGAGGAAATCTTGGTAAGCATTTCTTGGAGGGACGTGACACAGAGGTTTGGGGTCCAGGGCACTGGTGCCATACCAAGAAAACATCTGCCTCTTGGCTGTCTCCAGGAGGGTCTGGCATGCGGGCGAGGCTTGAAGGAGGGCGTCATTGGCGATGAAGTGGTAGAAGAAGGCCGGGTGGATGTACTGAAGCCTGACCTGCTCGAACAGTTCCTGCAGGTATTGTTTCCGGTCCTGGAGGTCATGTCTGATCCAAACCATGAGAGCGTCAAACACCTTTTCCTCCTCCCCGCAGAGCCCATCATCTCCCAAGTAGTCTCTCAATTCTAAGGGGCAGAGGTCCTTCAGGTCGGCTGATGCAGCCACCTCAGGAAAATACTTTAGAGCCACCGCCCTGGCTTTATTCTTAAGGGTTTTGCAACTTAAGATTTCAGAGAGTCTGATCATGCCCAGGCAGTTGCTAGGGGTCAGCTGGCCCTGAAGGTGTGAGGAGCAGGCCTCGAATAGCTTGGGGTACTGCAACATGGAGGCCGCCTCCATCAGGGGAAGGACATTCTCGGCTGCAATGTGCAGCTCCCCAGTATACACATACAGGACAATCTGGTCCAGAGTGGCAGCGTCGATGCCCTTCAGCTGGACTTTGGCCTCACTGCTCTCCCGGAAGTTGCTGCAGAACATGGCCTTGAAGTAGGGGCTGCTGGAGGCCAGCACATTTCGGTGGCAGGGCACCTCCCAGGCCCCCGCACAGAGGCTCACATCGGTGAGGACCCTGTTTTGCCTGAAGCCATTGAGCTGCCTCAACAAGTCAGAGGAGAAGTCATGGTCTTTGAAGAGCAGCCCATCTGGTGACGCCTCGTCCATCGTACAGGAGGAGAGGAAGCCCCAAGAGGGAGCAGGAGTCAAGTCTGTCTCAGTAGCATGTGCTGGAGGGCCGAGCTGGGGGAGCGCCAAGACAGAGAGCCTCTATGTCCATTCACCAAGAAGCTCGTGGGTATCGCCGCCCACACCCCAGCCTCAAAGTTGACACCTCTCTTCTAGGTTGTGATTGTTCTCACAAGTAACAGGCAAATGGGATCTTTGGCTAATctgaaaaaaaccaaaaaaccaaaaccatTGTAAGTTACTTGAGTGTCAGAGGTTGAGATGGGAGCTGAAGCACTCTAACAGTCCATGCATTCCACCGCCAGAAGGGCGTGAGCCTTTCTCCAGATTCTTGGCATTTCTGTTGTTTAGCAAACTCATCTAAACCTCTCTTTTTGGGATGTCATTTTGAGGGTGTGGCCCTCCGGCAGCCAGACAGAAATGAGTGATGAAAATGGACCactgcaattttttttcaaacatgaCTTCACTGGGtctctttagttttgttttttttaaagcaggacAAATAGAAAGCAGAGACCAAACAACAGTCAGGGCGGGGTTTATTGGGTGACAATGGCAGTCCACCTGCAGAAAAATTAACCggcggtggggtggggagtggcatTTACCTCTTTTTGCTGCAGGGACGTCCACGGATGTCTGGTCCGTCCTGCTCGACCCCCTCCAGAGTTTCTACCTCCAGCTCTGAGTGAAACCATAAACCCAGGCCTTTCCTTCACTTGGCAAGTGGCTTGTCCTGGGAGATCTCTGGGTTTGTTTATGCTGAAGGAGCTTTCACAGTTTTCTAGAGCTTTGTGAAAGAACTGCTGGGCAGGAGACAGTGTATACATTCCAGGGCTAAGAATAGTTGCATATGTACTTTCCACTGTTATGACATGTGACTTTCCAGTTGCCTTTTGCAGCCACCCAGGGGCCTGCGGGGCCGGCGCATGCCCACACGCCTCCTTTCCTTGGCAAGTGTTTACAGCGGCATAAATAGATCCGGAGGGATGGCTTCTCTTCCGAGAGACCATGCTGCCCACTTGGCAACACCCCGGTGCCCTGTCCTAAAAGCGTCTTGGAATTCTAGATGTCTGTAAACAGGTTGCTGTGACCTGTCACCGAAGATAGTTCTGGGCCATGCTGCAGGTGGTAGCTGATCACAAGGGACACCAGCACATGGGCCTGTGGGTGCTGTTCGGTGCATCTCTACTTCTCACTGTCTGCCAGGCAGGATCTTTGGAGAGGGCTGTGGTTTCCAAGGTCACCGGATCCATGGCAAAGTTGCTTTTTGATATTTGCTTAGCACCCTGGCATATCAGGACTTACCCCAGGAGCTTTTGTATTAAAGGGGGCAAGACCTGCCTCTCAGAGCCATGTGCTAATGGTTGTTTAGCTAAGTTTTTATAGTTTGGGcttgcttttctgttttacttttccattttttcccatcaGTCAGGCTTGAATTAGAGGCAGGGAGGCAAGGCATATTGCTCTAGGTTaatggagagagaggagggaggaaggaggaggaggagaaggaggaggagaaggaggaggggaaagagggaggggaggatgaggggggaggaggaagatgaggaggagggggaggagggggaagaggtgggggaggaggaggaggaggaggtggtggcagagggaggaggagaatgaCGATGGTGACAGGGTAGGAGGCAGTCCCCATCTGTAAGCATCAGAAGCGTGACTGAGAGCTATACACCCATGAAGAGGAGTGAAAGGGAACCTGGGCTGCCCTGCCACCGCCTCCAGGCAGGACCGTGACTGAATGTCCCAGTGGTGAGCAGCAGGGAagcctggctttctctctttcacaGATCTTGCTTGGACGATTGCAACAGCCTCCTGTGCTGGTTTTGTCCCTTGCTCTGAGTCTCATTCCTTCAATGCATGCACCTTGTCACCACCAGTTAACCCCTTGAAGGCAATCAGAACATGCCTGTCCCCTGCGTCCTACCCTTCCATGGCTCCTCATGTCTATGGGATAAGATCCAGGCTCCTTGGCAGGAATTGGATTGGTCTCCTGCCTGCCTCCAGATCCACGTCTCCTGCCACCTCCTGCCtcccaattatatatttttttgttctaGCTCCATAAGACAACGTACAGATCCTTGTATGTGTCTGGTCCCTGTTGGGGAGGCTGGGCTAGCCTGGCCTTTAGGGTACCATGGGGCAGGGTAGAGGGGAGTGTTGCTCATTCAGAGTTGCAGTTATCGAGTGGATCATGCCCAGAAGAATCCAGAATGTCTAGGTCAGAGAAGTAGATCCAAAACATGTCATTGGGGCCAGGGGCCCAGAGGCTGAAATTAGGAACCAAGGGGGTCAGAGACCCCATGGAGTACCAGCAAGGAACTGGAGAGACCAGCTGTTTGTACAGATATCAGAGCTGGGGGTTATTCCTGGGTTATAACCTGTGAGTAGCCAAATTTTTTCAAGGGCCCAAGGTCTTGTTATTTCTGCTGCTGTGCCTTTGCCTGTGCTCTGCCTTTTGCCATCTCACCATTTCCATTGCCGAACTCCTATGCATCCTTCAAAACTTAGCTTGTCTGTCAGCTGGTCTGCAAGTCTTCTTTGACcctcacaattaattttttgctCCTTTCTACTGTCGCCATTCTGCCTGCACACTTCTAATATTACATGCCTCATACCTCATTGCAATTTTATCTACCTATCTCTGTCTTTCCCATAAAAGGGATGGATCTGGACGGTAGGAAACTTGTCTTAGTTGTCTCTCCACCTCCAGAGCCTGacaaagtgcttggcacatgtgGGCAAATTATATATGGTTGCTGAATTGAGAATGGAGAATGGGGGGTCTTCACACCCCTGCCTGCTGTACGGGTTTAACAGGGCTGCTGTGCACAGCCTGATGTGGGGACTGCAATACAAGTGGTGCCCTGGAGGCAGTTCTCATTTAATCAAATCCAATAACGGGAGGAagtgaaaagcaaaacaattgcTTTATAGAGAAGAACAAGAGTTAATTTCAAGGCCAGGAACTGAGTCCTTCCAACTCCAAAGCTAGTCCTTTAGCACTTGCCCTCAGATTCCGcacaaggaaaaaataacttCCTATTGCTCCGAAATGTCTACATTATTTCTCCTCCAGTCAAGGGAGGAGCAAAGCCAAGGGTTTGTTCTGAGGGTAACAGGTAGGGATTCCTGGAAACGACGTTACATGGCACCATCTGCTCACGGGGATCTTGGCATCCTCCCCTATATTCCCTTAAACAATGAGACCTTTTGGAATCCAGCTCTGTCAAGTGTTCACTTGAGCCTGGTGTGCAGTGTTAATGTCTGACCAACTTTAACAAATCCTTTGGATGCTAATGTTTAGAGAAAACAGGCCCCATTCTGTTGGCTGAGCCTATGAGGGGGAATTCTGGCTCTACATGAAATGtcaggaaaagacagagagagactcGTGGCACTCAACTCCTAGCAAACACGACACCTTTAACCCCAAGCACCGGCTAGAAGGCTTCTCCTACTGCCCAGAATATTCCAGCCAGCCCATCTCAGTTCATAAGTCCATGTTGCTCATCTTAACTCTCCATCCAGAAGATGCCTTCGTTTAGGGCTGAGCATATGGGACCCTACTATAAAAGGGGCGTTCAGCAACTTGCCCCTTCTTTTGATGAAAGCCAGGATAGCATAATGAGCCAAGACCCAGGCCTGGGGATGAGAAAGACTCGGAGTAATGTTGGCCTCTCCCCTTATTATCTGTGGGATCTTGGGCAATTGCATTGTTCTGGCCTCAGCTTTTCCATCTGTTAAACGGGGATGACCAGCCTTGTCTCTGAGAAATATTGTGTGTGAAACCCCCAGTAAAGAGCCTGGCACAGTGTGGGGTCACAAGAAATTATGGTATGACATTATTACCCTGAAAATCATCTCTTTTGATCCTAATGGGTCTTAGTGCCTGGTTTTCAGCATCTAATCTGGCCTCCTCACTCTAGCTGTTTTCTCTGTCTTGAGCAACTGTGAGGGTACTCACTATCTGCTCTGCTC of Choloepus didactylus isolate mChoDid1 chromosome 14, mChoDid1.pri, whole genome shotgun sequence contains these proteins:
- the KLHL38 gene encoding kelch-like protein 38; the protein is MDEASPDGLLFKDHDFSSDLLRQLNGFRQNRVLTDVSLCAGAWEVPCHRNVLASSSPYFKAMFCSNFRESSEAKVQLKGIDAATLDQIVLYVYTGELHIAAENVLPLMEAASMLQYPKLFEACSSHLQGQLTPSNCLGMIRLSEILSCKTLKNKARAVALKYFPEVAASADLKDLCPLELRDYLGDDGLCGEEEKVFDALMVWIRHDLQDRKQYLQELFEQVRLQYIHPAFFYHFIANDALLQASPACQTLLETAKRQMFSWYGTSALDPKPLCHVPPRNAYQDFLILLGGRKDNQQTTRDVLLYDGQTGQWQSLAKLPTRLYKASAVALHRSVYVLGGMAASAGKSLVSHDVYIFSLKLNQWRLGEPMLVARYSHRSTAHKNFIFSIGGIGERQEVLGSMERYDSICNVWESVAGMPVGVLHPAVAVKDQRLYLFGGEDIMQNPVRLIQVYHISRNMWFKMETRMIKNVCAPAVLLGERIVIVGGYTRRILAYDPQSNKFVKCADMRDRRMHHGATVIGNKLYVTGGRRLTVDCSIEDSDSFDCYDPESDTWTSQGQLPHKLFDHACLTLQGIPHTSTFP